One genomic segment of Agromyces intestinalis includes these proteins:
- a CDS encoding CehA/McbA family metallohydrolase: MSVIRERIRVTPELQNDDRYHEVPFEVPPGTPSIEVSIDFDGSVAGIDLGCEGAAGWRGWSGGARTDYVIEADAATPGYLPGAPEPGIWKVVLGLHRVPAAGVDVDVTISLPATRPAPRPEAVPTVARTVRGSDRGLPAEPGLTWFAGDFHGHTVHSDGRLPIGGLAALGVASGLDFLAVTDHNTVSHHAHLAAEGAAHGITLLPGQEVTTHLGHANAFGDIGWIDFRRPAQEWVDEVERRGGILSINHPISGDCSWVHRLDRRPAAVELWHSTWYLELISTAPFAWFRTWPQGATLLGGSDFHLPEEPQRPGTPTTWVAAEDDSAEAILEGVRLGRTAVTGAAELVDGVGVPQLMAAPALVRVGDELVAVDADGLILVDGAGRRRMVRGARAGFTLDRADGPFHLADSDRRILALSA, from the coding sequence ATGAGCGTGATCCGCGAGCGCATCCGGGTGACGCCCGAGCTGCAGAACGACGACCGCTACCACGAGGTGCCGTTCGAGGTGCCCCCTGGCACGCCCTCGATCGAGGTGTCGATCGACTTCGACGGCTCGGTCGCCGGCATCGATCTCGGCTGCGAGGGCGCGGCCGGATGGCGCGGATGGTCGGGCGGGGCGCGCACCGACTACGTCATCGAGGCGGATGCCGCGACCCCCGGCTACCTGCCAGGCGCCCCCGAGCCGGGGATCTGGAAGGTCGTGCTGGGCTTGCACCGCGTTCCGGCGGCGGGCGTCGACGTGGATGTCACAATCAGCCTGCCGGCGACCAGGCCGGCGCCCCGGCCCGAGGCGGTGCCGACGGTCGCGCGCACCGTGCGCGGCAGCGACCGCGGGCTGCCGGCCGAGCCGGGACTCACCTGGTTCGCGGGCGACTTCCACGGGCACACGGTGCACTCCGACGGGCGGCTGCCCATCGGCGGCCTCGCGGCGCTGGGCGTGGCATCCGGTCTCGACTTCCTCGCCGTGACCGACCACAACACCGTGAGCCACCATGCCCACCTGGCCGCGGAGGGCGCCGCGCACGGCATCACATTGCTGCCGGGCCAGGAGGTCACCACCCATCTCGGGCACGCGAACGCCTTCGGCGACATCGGATGGATCGACTTCCGCCGGCCCGCGCAGGAGTGGGTCGACGAGGTCGAGCGGCGCGGCGGCATCCTGAGCATCAACCATCCGATCTCGGGCGACTGCTCGTGGGTGCACCGGCTCGATCGGCGGCCCGCCGCCGTCGAGCTCTGGCACTCGACCTGGTACCTCGAGCTCATCTCGACGGCGCCGTTCGCGTGGTTCCGCACCTGGCCGCAGGGAGCCACCCTGCTGGGCGGCAGCGACTTCCACCTGCCCGAGGAGCCGCAGCGCCCCGGTACGCCGACGACCTGGGTCGCCGCGGAGGACGACTCGGCCGAGGCGATCCTCGAGGGCGTGCGGCTCGGACGCACGGCGGTGACCGGCGCGGCCGAGCTGGTCGACGGTGTCGGCGTGCCGCAGCTCATGGCCGCGCCCGCGCTGGTGCGCGTCGGCGACGAGCTCGTCGCGGTCGACGCCGACGGGCTGATCCTCGTCGACGGTGCCGGCCGGCGACGGATGGTCCGCGGCGCACGCGCCGGATTCACCCTCGACCGCGCCGACGGCCCCTTCCACCTCGCCGACTCGGATCGGCGCATCCTCGCCCTCAGCGCCTGA
- a CDS encoding ABC transporter ATP-binding protein yields MAGITATQLVKEYPGGVRGVDEVDVEIRDGEFFALLGPSGCGKTTLLRSIAGLEAITGGTLVIGDRDVTNAEPGVRGVAMVFQDYALFPHMDVADNIAYPLRIKRVKRDERRAKATEVADGLSLQGLTERRPGQLSGGQQQRVALARAVATRPDVLLLDEPLSNLDARLRLEARTFLKELQRDLGVTTVFVTHDQAEALALADRIAVMKQGKLQQIGTPREVFQRPNNTFVAGFIGSNPMNLVPARVMGGAVDVHGARVPLPPEAEGAVTEGQQVIWGVRPEYLRWSATEEPGAIAAEVSVVENLGASLLVAAHAGEHRIQVVVPEDTELEPGSAGWLVPQTAKTLLFDAESTERIGR; encoded by the coding sequence ATGGCCGGCATCACCGCCACCCAACTCGTCAAGGAGTACCCCGGCGGGGTTCGCGGCGTCGACGAGGTCGACGTCGAAATCCGCGACGGCGAGTTCTTCGCCCTGCTCGGCCCGTCGGGCTGCGGCAAGACCACCCTGCTGCGCTCGATCGCGGGCCTCGAGGCGATCACGGGGGGCACCCTCGTGATCGGCGACCGGGATGTCACGAACGCCGAGCCCGGGGTGCGCGGCGTCGCGATGGTCTTCCAGGACTACGCGCTCTTCCCCCACATGGATGTCGCGGACAACATCGCCTACCCGTTGCGGATCAAGCGTGTGAAGCGCGACGAACGCCGCGCGAAGGCCACCGAGGTCGCCGACGGGCTGAGCCTGCAGGGGCTCACCGAGCGCCGGCCCGGTCAGCTCTCGGGCGGGCAGCAGCAGCGCGTCGCGCTCGCGCGCGCGGTCGCCACCCGGCCCGACGTGCTGCTGCTCGACGAGCCGCTGTCGAACCTCGACGCCCGGCTGCGACTCGAGGCGCGCACCTTCCTGAAGGAGCTGCAGCGCGACCTCGGCGTGACGACGGTGTTCGTCACGCACGACCAGGCCGAGGCGCTCGCGCTCGCCGACCGCATCGCGGTCATGAAGCAGGGCAAGCTGCAGCAGATCGGCACGCCGCGCGAGGTGTTCCAGCGGCCGAACAACACGTTCGTGGCCGGGTTCATCGGCTCGAACCCGATGAACCTGGTGCCGGCGCGTGTCATGGGCGGCGCGGTCGACGTGCACGGCGCGCGCGTGCCGCTGCCCCCTGAGGCGGAGGGCGCCGTGACCGAGGGGCAGCAGGTGATCTGGGGCGTGCGCCCCGAGTACCTGCGCTGGTCGGCGACCGAGGAGCCCGGTGCGATCGCCGCCGAGGTGAGCGTGGTCGAGAACCTGGGTGCGAGCCTGCTCGTCGCCGCGCACGCGGGCGAGCATCGCATCCAGGTGGTCGTGCCCGAGGACACCGAGCTCGAGCCCGGGTCGGCCGGATGGCTCGTGCCGCAGACGGCGAAGACACTGCTCTTCGACGCCGAGTCGACGGAGCGCATCGGCCGATGA
- a CDS encoding carbohydrate ABC transporter permease, with product MSATPVRTVARNRSVRYFVSRVLFTVVITFVGLAFALPMVWLVLAPFDATPTLSLEWPDWTLDNFTRLAENPYALRSIGNSLLLGVGTMLIVIVLGALAAYAMSRIRIPGRDGILYGLLLLSSIVTGTAAMVPTFQIITQLGLINNYVGVLLVLAGGILPTVIFILKDFMDSIPKSYEESARLYGAGPFRILRDVVAPIARPGLAFIAIWTIVQVWSNFLVPFILLRSPDLQPAAVLMYTFYTESGQADLRLISTFALLFSLPVLVIYFVVNRRFGFRFHGGIKS from the coding sequence ATGAGCGCGACCCCGGTTCGCACGGTCGCCCGGAACCGCAGCGTGCGGTACTTCGTCTCCAGGGTGCTCTTCACCGTCGTCATCACGTTCGTCGGGCTGGCGTTCGCGCTGCCGATGGTGTGGCTGGTGCTGGCACCCTTCGACGCGACTCCGACGCTCTCGCTCGAATGGCCCGACTGGACGCTCGACAACTTCACCCGGCTCGCCGAGAACCCGTACGCGCTGCGGTCGATCGGCAACTCGCTGCTGCTCGGCGTCGGCACGATGCTGATCGTCATCGTGCTGGGTGCGCTCGCGGCGTACGCGATGAGCCGTATCCGCATCCCGGGCCGCGATGGCATCCTCTACGGGCTGCTGCTGCTCTCGTCGATCGTGACGGGCACCGCGGCGATGGTGCCGACGTTCCAGATCATCACGCAGCTCGGGTTGATCAACAACTACGTCGGGGTGCTGCTGGTGCTGGCCGGCGGCATCCTGCCGACCGTGATCTTCATCCTGAAGGACTTCATGGATTCGATCCCGAAGTCGTACGAGGAGTCGGCGCGGCTCTACGGTGCGGGGCCGTTCCGCATCCTGCGCGATGTCGTCGCTCCCATCGCCCGGCCGGGGCTCGCGTTCATCGCGATCTGGACGATCGTGCAGGTGTGGAGCAACTTCCTGGTGCCGTTCATCCTGCTGCGCAGCCCCGACCTGCAGCCGGCGGCGGTGCTGATGTACACCTTCTACACCGAGAGCGGCCAGGCCGACCTGCGCCTCATCTCGACGTTCGCCCTGCTGTTCTCGCTGCCGGTGCTCGTGATCTACTTCGTCGTCAACCGACGTTTCGGTTTCCGCTTCCATGGAGGTATCAAGTCCTGA
- a CDS encoding aminotransferase class I/II-fold pyridoxal phosphate-dependent enzyme has translation MSHTIDFDTSASGFPPLRGATSSEDVVELILRHVDSGQLPPGSRLPTIRSITDSSGLSFRTVSSAWRVLRDRGVIETRRRGGSFVVDPATAPGRAPAVVESRPVLTDLSLLHADRYLLPDLRDALESALTDPALNAPTREPITPRLLSSAQPTWPFEAESFLASGGGAEAVLLSIVANTEPGDLVALDEPTQPGLLQRLAALGRRLIGVELDEQGPVPGSLRIALDAGARVYVFQVHAPFALSGHPSSSRVDELGSLLASADTVIVEDDSVGPLARRDVATFGRTLPEQVVHVRTYCRSYGPDLRTSVIGGPERLLTRIADARSHGVAATSRILQDALSHLIDDPNAKRKLATAAQAYSARGESLIAALRAQGLEASRGPEGHVAWVPVADEQRALLRLAAEGILVGAGSRAFATPAARGYLRIVTLNLSDDPEEVARIARAIVHATTSADPSDHYD, from the coding sequence ATGTCTCACACCATCGACTTCGACACCTCCGCCAGCGGGTTCCCGCCGCTGCGTGGCGCCACGAGTTCCGAGGATGTCGTGGAGCTCATCCTGCGCCACGTCGACTCAGGGCAGTTGCCGCCAGGATCGCGATTGCCGACGATCCGATCCATCACGGACTCGAGCGGGTTGAGCTTTCGCACCGTGAGCTCCGCATGGCGAGTCCTTCGGGATCGCGGCGTGATCGAGACCAGACGTCGCGGCGGTTCGTTCGTGGTGGATCCCGCGACTGCGCCGGGTCGGGCTCCAGCGGTCGTGGAATCCAGGCCGGTGCTGACCGATCTCTCCCTGCTTCACGCGGACCGGTACCTGCTTCCCGATCTCCGCGACGCACTCGAATCCGCGCTGACCGACCCCGCCCTCAACGCGCCGACGCGAGAACCCATCACGCCCCGGCTGCTCTCCTCCGCCCAACCCACGTGGCCCTTCGAGGCCGAATCCTTCCTCGCCTCGGGTGGCGGCGCCGAAGCCGTGCTGCTCTCCATCGTCGCCAACACCGAACCCGGTGATCTGGTCGCGTTGGACGAACCCACGCAGCCGGGATTGCTCCAGCGCCTCGCAGCGCTCGGACGACGACTCATCGGAGTCGAACTCGACGAACAGGGGCCCGTACCCGGGTCGTTGCGCATCGCGTTGGACGCCGGGGCGCGTGTCTACGTGTTCCAGGTGCACGCGCCATTCGCCCTCTCGGGGCATCCTTCTTCGTCCCGCGTTGACGAACTCGGGTCGCTGCTGGCTTCCGCGGACACCGTGATCGTCGAGGATGACTCGGTCGGGCCGCTGGCCCGCCGCGACGTGGCAACCTTCGGCCGGACGCTCCCAGAGCAGGTCGTGCACGTGAGGACGTACTGTCGAAGCTATGGGCCCGACCTCCGAACTTCAGTGATCGGAGGGCCGGAGCGGCTTCTCACTCGCATCGCGGATGCCCGGAGTCACGGAGTCGCCGCAACCAGTCGTATCCTGCAGGACGCGCTCAGCCACCTCATCGACGACCCGAACGCGAAACGCAAGCTCGCGACGGCCGCTCAGGCGTACAGCGCTCGAGGCGAGTCACTCATCGCCGCGCTCCGCGCCCAGGGGCTCGAGGCTTCACGGGGCCCCGAGGGTCACGTCGCGTGGGTTCCTGTGGCCGATGAGCAGCGGGCACTTCTTCGACTCGCAGCCGAAGGCATCCTCGTCGGCGCCGGAAGCCGCGCGTTCGCGACGCCGGCCGCGCGCGGATACCTCCGCATCGTGACGCTGAACCTGAGTGACGATCCCGAAGAAGTCGCTCGCATCGCCCGAGCCATCGTGCACGCAACGACGTCAGCGGATCCATCGGATCACTACGACTGA
- a CDS encoding alpha-mannosidase, translating into MTQPTNPTADSMPKTEEPTMPAPDELVIVPHTHWDREWYEPHDVFRLRLVHMLDRLLTTLEQNPDFRFTLDGQAAAVDDYLEIRPEQRERVAAAVERGQLAIGPFLILLDEFLCDGETIVRNLELGLKSSRRIGPEMRVGYLPDMFGHAAQMPQLLRGFGIRHAALWRGVPARVDRHAFAWRSPDGSVVRTEYLLDGYGNALDLFALPGQLEQLVAEYGRSIASWYGADPILGMLGTDHSAPPADLMDVVGAATEAGIATRLSVDTIEGYVRRVASEWDAGDDTALDGWPAVDGELRSHARGNLLPGVFSIRTNLKRAMADAERRLLVAERLDAAFGADDHRAFFDTAWYRLVESTAHDSVTGCGVDATADEVENRLVTAAHVARGVVLRTMERLAAAVPPERFVVANPAGFARRAHVEVRLDDPARRELGSGVQLLDGFPEVLGDEVMRTSDLRRLLARIHGRELFGQLINDWRFTDEGLRFDVAEAPVGEFDLAAFVVELERRIASDPDDARTWRVEIIAAPRRRAIVGVDVGGLAAVEVDPATATSLGHTGGDVVRVGADGRTLANASLAVVVGETGSVRIETAGGAGGERTVLEDALRLVDEGDRGDSYNYGPMAAGTVVDTPDAVEITVLESGPIRGRVLVRRRYTLPASIDAIDPDRRVAAQVPLDVDTVLELREGEPMLRVTVEFTNLAADHRMRLLVPTGASELPTSAAAGQYAVTERGRSGEGGWGEFPLPTFPAARFAAAGAATLLVTKHSEYELVADEASGQDALALTLVRSVGLMSVNIHPLRDEPAGAQFPVPGAQYLGARVRTEFAVLPSPDGWAAADAPRWAELLRSEPEVARGTRGGPAVVGGVAGAGGAADAAGLPDVSVLEVGGSVVLESFRRVEAADGTGALEARFVNYGTSPARLAAVASGTWDRTDLTGRVIERDVDLAGFMMGPARIETFRSRGSAPDRG; encoded by the coding sequence ATGACCCAGCCGACCAACCCGACCGCCGACTCCATGCCGAAGACCGAGGAACCGACGATGCCCGCTCCCGACGAACTCGTGATCGTGCCGCACACCCACTGGGATCGCGAGTGGTACGAGCCGCACGACGTGTTCCGGCTGCGGCTCGTGCACATGCTCGACCGGCTGCTCACGACGCTCGAGCAGAACCCCGACTTCCGGTTCACCCTCGACGGACAGGCCGCCGCCGTCGACGACTACCTCGAGATCCGGCCCGAGCAGCGCGAACGGGTCGCGGCGGCGGTCGAACGCGGGCAGCTCGCGATCGGCCCGTTCCTGATCCTGCTCGACGAGTTCCTCTGCGACGGCGAGACCATCGTGCGCAACCTCGAGCTCGGTCTGAAGTCGAGCCGTCGCATCGGGCCCGAGATGCGGGTCGGGTACCTGCCCGACATGTTCGGGCACGCGGCGCAGATGCCGCAGCTGCTGCGCGGGTTCGGCATCCGGCACGCGGCACTCTGGCGCGGTGTGCCCGCGCGCGTCGACCGGCACGCGTTCGCCTGGCGCTCGCCCGACGGGTCGGTCGTGCGCACCGAGTACCTGCTCGACGGGTACGGCAACGCGCTCGACCTGTTCGCCCTGCCCGGCCAGCTCGAACAGCTCGTCGCCGAGTACGGCCGGTCGATCGCGAGCTGGTACGGCGCCGACCCCATCCTCGGCATGCTCGGCACCGACCACAGCGCGCCGCCCGCCGACCTGATGGACGTCGTCGGCGCCGCGACCGAGGCGGGCATCGCGACCCGGCTGTCGGTCGACACGATCGAGGGGTACGTACGCCGGGTGGCGTCCGAGTGGGACGCCGGCGACGACACCGCGCTCGACGGGTGGCCCGCGGTCGACGGCGAGCTGCGCTCGCACGCACGCGGCAACCTGCTGCCCGGCGTCTTCTCGATCCGCACGAACCTGAAGCGTGCGATGGCCGACGCCGAGCGCCGGCTCTTGGTCGCCGAACGGCTCGACGCCGCATTCGGCGCCGACGACCACCGCGCGTTCTTCGACACCGCGTGGTACCGCCTGGTGGAGTCGACCGCCCACGACTCGGTCACCGGATGCGGGGTCGACGCCACCGCCGACGAGGTCGAGAACCGGCTCGTGACCGCGGCGCACGTCGCGCGCGGCGTCGTGCTGCGCACCATGGAGCGGCTCGCGGCCGCGGTGCCGCCCGAGCGGTTCGTCGTCGCCAATCCCGCCGGGTTCGCGCGTCGCGCCCACGTCGAGGTGCGGCTCGACGACCCCGCGCGACGCGAGCTCGGTTCGGGCGTGCAGCTGCTCGACGGGTTCCCCGAGGTGCTCGGCGACGAGGTCATGCGCACCTCCGATCTGCGCCGGCTCCTGGCCCGCATCCACGGGCGCGAACTGTTCGGCCAGCTCATCAACGACTGGCGGTTCACCGACGAGGGCCTGCGGTTCGACGTCGCCGAGGCGCCGGTGGGCGAGTTCGACCTCGCCGCGTTCGTCGTCGAGTTGGAGCGACGCATCGCGAGTGACCCCGACGACGCACGCACCTGGCGGGTCGAGATCATCGCGGCGCCCCGGCGGCGGGCGATCGTCGGGGTCGACGTCGGCGGCCTCGCCGCGGTCGAGGTCGACCCCGCGACGGCGACCTCGCTCGGGCATACGGGAGGCGACGTCGTGCGGGTCGGCGCCGACGGGCGGACGCTCGCGAACGCGTCGCTCGCGGTCGTCGTCGGCGAGACCGGCTCGGTGCGCATCGAGACGGCGGGCGGCGCGGGCGGCGAGCGCACCGTGCTCGAGGACGCGCTGCGACTCGTCGACGAGGGCGACCGCGGCGACTCGTACAACTACGGCCCGATGGCCGCCGGCACCGTCGTCGACACCCCCGACGCGGTCGAGATCACGGTGCTCGAGTCGGGGCCGATTCGCGGCCGGGTGCTCGTGCGGCGGCGCTACACCCTGCCCGCCTCGATCGATGCGATCGACCCCGACCGCCGCGTTGCGGCGCAGGTGCCGCTCGACGTCGACACCGTGCTCGAGCTGCGCGAGGGCGAGCCGATGCTGCGCGTCACGGTCGAGTTCACGAACCTCGCCGCCGACCACCGCATGCGGCTGCTCGTACCGACCGGCGCGAGCGAGCTTCCGACCTCGGCGGCGGCCGGCCAGTACGCGGTGACCGAGCGCGGGCGATCCGGTGAGGGCGGCTGGGGCGAGTTCCCCCTGCCGACGTTCCCGGCCGCCCGGTTCGCCGCGGCCGGGGCGGCGACCCTCCTCGTCACGAAGCACTCCGAGTACGAGCTCGTCGCCGACGAGGCATCCGGCCAGGACGCCCTGGCCCTCACCCTCGTGCGCTCGGTGGGCCTCATGAGCGTGAACATCCATCCCCTTCGCGACGAGCCCGCCGGGGCGCAGTTCCCGGTGCCCGGCGCGCAGTACCTCGGGGCTCGCGTGCGCACCGAATTCGCGGTGCTGCCGTCGCCCGATGGCTGGGCTGCGGCCGACGCGCCGCGCTGGGCCGAGCTGCTGCGCAGCGAGCCCGAGGTCGCGCGCGGCACGCGCGGCGGGCCGGCGGTGGTCGGCGGCGTCGCGGGCGCGGGCGGTGCGGCCGACGCGGCAGGGCTTCCGGATGTCTCGGTGCTCGAGGTCGGCGGATCGGTCGTGCTCGAGTCGTTCCGACGGGTCGAGGCAGCCGACGGCACGGGTGCGCTGGAGGCGCGGTTCGTGAACTACGGCACCTCGCCCGCGCGGCTCGCCGCCGTGGCATCCGGAACCTGGGATCGCACCGATCTGACCGGGCGCGTCATCGAGCGTGATGTGGATCTCGCCGGGTTCATGATGGGTCCGGCGCGGATCGAGACGTTCCGCAGCCGCGGGAGCGCCCCAGATCGGGGGTGA
- a CDS encoding GntR family transcriptional regulator, protein MAQLPEQRLPVELFLDLDRSGPVPLYYQVAQRLEQAIRDETLPAGARLENEVALASRLGLSRPTIRRAIQDLVDQGLLVRRRGIGTQVVHGRVTRNVELTSLYEDLERAGQEPTTTVLDVASATADERVAEALGVPVGSPTLHIRRLRFADGVPLAILDNVLPAAYADLERDDLERHGLYQLLRARGVTMRVAKQRIGARAATAQEADLLDLRRGAAILTMSRTAFDNAGVAVEYGQHCYRPDRYAFEVTLVER, encoded by the coding sequence ATGGCACAGCTCCCCGAGCAGCGGCTCCCCGTCGAGCTGTTCCTCGACCTCGACCGCTCGGGCCCGGTGCCGCTGTACTACCAGGTGGCGCAGCGCCTCGAGCAGGCGATCCGCGACGAGACCCTGCCGGCCGGTGCGCGCCTCGAGAACGAGGTCGCGCTCGCGAGCCGGCTGGGGCTGTCGCGGCCGACGATCCGCCGGGCCATCCAAGACCTCGTCGACCAGGGCCTGCTGGTGCGGCGCCGCGGCATCGGCACCCAGGTCGTGCACGGCCGGGTCACCCGCAACGTCGAGCTGACCAGCCTCTACGAAGACCTCGAACGCGCCGGGCAGGAGCCGACGACCACCGTGCTCGACGTCGCGTCCGCGACCGCCGACGAGCGGGTCGCCGAGGCGCTGGGCGTGCCGGTCGGCAGCCCGACGCTGCACATCCGCCGCCTGCGGTTCGCCGACGGCGTGCCGCTCGCGATCCTCGACAACGTACTGCCCGCCGCCTACGCCGACCTCGAGCGCGACGACCTCGAACGGCACGGGCTCTACCAACTGCTGCGCGCCCGAGGCGTCACGATGCGCGTCGCCAAACAGCGCATCGGCGCACGCGCCGCGACCGCGCAGGAGGCCGACCTGCTCGACCTGCGCCGCGGCGCGGCGATCCTCACGATGTCGCGCACCGCGTTCGACAACGCCGGCGTGGCCGTCGAGTACGGCCAGCACTGCTACCGCCCCGACCGCTACGCGTTCGAGGTGACGCTGGTGGAGCGGTAG
- a CDS encoding carbohydrate ABC transporter permease: MTTSTTMPPAGSATAPRRRRADDVAGLGTLRAGLFVAPGLILIGVFLLFPALWTIWLGMTDYRLTGLQAASPEFVGLDNYLDALTDGDFWNSLWLTLIFVIGSGIIGQTLIGFGLAWSIRDLRGWAKGLIEGLVLAAWVIPASVASFLWLALLDRRSGTVNELFGIQGTAWLIDHPMEAIILFNIWVGTAFSMQLFSSALSAVPPTQIESAKMVGASQWQQLRDVIVPNIKGHILTNTLLITLWTFNTFTPYLVTAGGPNGRTEILSVYIYKTAIPGGQLGMGAAISLIMLLINLVIALGYVRVAQGRRQGRRKR, from the coding sequence ATGACGACGAGCACCACCATGCCGCCGGCGGGGAGCGCGACTGCTCCCCGCCGGCGGCGGGCCGACGACGTCGCCGGTCTCGGCACCCTGCGTGCCGGGCTGTTCGTCGCGCCCGGGTTGATCCTGATCGGCGTGTTCCTGCTCTTCCCGGCCCTGTGGACCATCTGGCTGGGCATGACCGACTACCGGCTGACGGGCCTGCAGGCCGCGTCGCCCGAGTTCGTCGGCCTCGACAACTACCTCGACGCGCTCACCGACGGCGACTTCTGGAACTCGCTCTGGCTCACCCTGATCTTCGTGATCGGGTCGGGCATCATCGGCCAGACGCTCATCGGCTTCGGACTGGCCTGGTCGATCCGCGACCTGCGCGGCTGGGCGAAGGGGCTCATCGAGGGCCTCGTGCTGGCGGCGTGGGTGATCCCCGCGTCGGTGGCGTCGTTCCTGTGGCTCGCGCTGCTCGACCGGCGGTCGGGCACGGTCAACGAGCTGTTCGGCATCCAGGGCACCGCGTGGCTGATCGACCACCCGATGGAGGCGATCATCCTCTTCAACATCTGGGTCGGCACCGCGTTCTCGATGCAGTTGTTCTCGTCGGCGCTGAGCGCCGTGCCGCCCACGCAGATCGAGAGCGCCAAGATGGTCGGCGCGTCGCAGTGGCAGCAGCTGCGCGACGTGATCGTGCCGAACATCAAGGGGCACATCCTCACGAACACGCTGCTCATCACGCTGTGGACGTTCAACACGTTCACGCCGTACCTCGTCACCGCGGGCGGACCGAACGGCAGGACCGAGATCCTGTCGGTGTACATCTACAAGACGGCCATCCCGGGCGGGCAGCTCGGCATGGGCGCGGCGATCTCGCTCATCATGCTGCTGATCAACCTCGTGATCGCGCTCGGCTACGTGCGCGTCGCGCAGGGCCGCCGGCAGGGAAGGAGGAAGCGATGA